From a single Coriobacteriaceae bacterium genomic region:
- the moaA gene encoding GTP 3',8-cyclase MoaA, whose protein sequence is MDGRVQHDGFGRDINYLRIAVTDKCNFRCIYCMPADGVAPRAHDELLSAEEIARFVRLVAGEGIRRVRLTGGEPLVSRRIIPLIRDIRAIPQIEDISLTTNGALLPKLAPQLKDAGLNRVNISLDALDPTLFGKITRLGRLEQTMTGIDAALAWGFEPVKVNCVVVRRLNQDVAALARLTLDRPIHLRFIEYMPIGDEHTSSHCTVDPHAPALNPELWDASDTVPSDELRERINAGAAAARLGELEPLDINDAPAGAGPARYWHFPGAAGTVGFISAMSNHFCANCNRLRLTADGNVRPCLFSDAEYSVREALRRGDDMQVLSIWRDAVAHKPQEHAIIEGTQRFMSQIGG, encoded by the coding sequence GTGGACGGGCGCGTGCAACATGACGGCTTTGGCCGCGATATCAACTACCTGCGCATTGCCGTTACCGACAAGTGCAATTTCCGCTGCATCTATTGCATGCCGGCCGATGGCGTGGCGCCCCGCGCGCATGACGAGCTGCTCAGTGCCGAGGAAATCGCCCGCTTTGTGCGCCTGGTGGCGGGGGAAGGCATTCGCCGCGTACGCCTGACGGGCGGCGAGCCGCTGGTCAGCCGCCGTATCATCCCGCTCATTCGCGACATCCGCGCGATTCCGCAGATCGAGGACATCTCGCTCACCACCAACGGCGCCCTGCTGCCCAAGCTGGCGCCGCAGCTCAAAGATGCCGGGCTTAACCGCGTCAACATCTCGCTCGATGCGCTCGACCCTACGCTCTTTGGAAAGATCACGCGCCTGGGTCGACTCGAGCAGACCATGACTGGCATCGACGCAGCGCTGGCTTGGGGCTTTGAGCCCGTTAAGGTCAACTGCGTTGTGGTGCGCCGGCTCAACCAGGATGTGGCGGCCCTCGCGAGGCTCACGCTCGACCGCCCCATCCACCTGCGCTTTATCGAATACATGCCCATCGGCGACGAGCACACGAGCTCGCATTGCACTGTGGACCCGCATGCGCCCGCGCTCAATCCCGAGCTGTGGGACGCGAGTGACACCGTTCCGAGCGACGAGCTGCGGGAGCGCATCAATGCCGGGGCCGCCGCGGCGAGACTGGGCGAGCTCGAGCCGCTCGACATCAACGACGCCCCTGCCGGCGCGGGCCCTGCGCGCTATTGGCACTTTCCGGGCGCGGCGGGAACGGTCGGTTTCATCAGTGCCATGTCCAACCATTTTTGCGCGAACTGCAACCGTCTGCGCCTGACGGCCGATGGCAACGTGCGTCCGTGCCTATTCAGCGATGCCGAGTATTCGGTGCGTGAGGCGCTGCGCCGTGGTGATGATATGCAGGTACTTTCGATTTGGCGCGATGCTGTGGCCCACAAACCGCAGGAACACGCGATAATTGAGGGCACGCAACGATTTATGTCCCAAATCGGAGGATGA
- a CDS encoding ABC transporter ATP-binding protein/permease, with amino-acid sequence MPKTAAQARPVDLKRTVRRLLSYMGHAKFSLLAVGVLASVAAIASLAGTYMVRPIVNGLATGGEELLAKQVILTAIIYAAGVLSALGYSQIMVRAAQHVVSDIRRDLFAHIQTLPLSYFDSTRPGDIMSFFTNDVDTVSEALNNSFANVIQAAIQVVGTTAMLIILNWQLTIITLVCDAAIVLYARYSGARSKRFFAAQQASLGDLDGYIEEMVSGQKVIKVFNREAANVAGFTCRNDELRRTGTAAVSYANSMVPMTVVIGYVNYAIVAVAGGMLCIKGLADVGALASYLVFVRQAAMPINQFTQLGNFLLNALAGAERLFAAMDLEPEADEGRVELVQTGDAAWAWKIPEGQGVGAYGHLHDVAAVDESGRAVAVDGTELVTGLIPLAGDVRFHAVDFSYVPGTRVLTDLNLFAKPGQKIAFVGSTGAGKTTITNLINRFYEVDDGEITYDGIDVKHIAKASLRGSLGIVLQDTHLFSGTIAQNIRFGKLDATDEEVRAAAEAACADSFIRRLPRGYDTPVTADGANLSQGQRQLLAIARVAVADPPVLILDEATSSIDTRTEKLIERGMDRIMRGRTTFMIAHRLSTVRDADAIMVLEHGRIIERGTHEELLAQHGEYWQLAHGLKELD; translated from the coding sequence ATGCCTAAGACCGCAGCCCAAGCACGCCCGGTCGACCTCAAGCGCACCGTGCGCCGCCTGCTCTCCTACATGGGGCATGCCAAGTTCTCGTTGCTCGCGGTGGGCGTGCTCGCCTCCGTCGCCGCCATCGCGAGCCTCGCCGGCACCTACATGGTGCGCCCCATCGTTAACGGCTTGGCCACGGGCGGGGAGGAACTGCTTGCCAAGCAGGTCATCCTGACGGCGATCATCTACGCTGCGGGCGTGCTCTCGGCCCTGGGCTACTCGCAGATTATGGTGCGCGCGGCCCAACACGTGGTGTCCGATATTCGCCGCGACCTGTTCGCGCACATCCAGACGCTGCCGCTCAGTTATTTTGACAGCACGCGCCCGGGCGACATCATGAGTTTTTTCACCAACGACGTCGACACCGTCTCCGAGGCGCTCAACAACAGCTTTGCCAACGTGATTCAGGCCGCCATTCAGGTTGTGGGTACCACGGCTATGCTCATCATCCTTAACTGGCAGCTCACGATTATCACACTCGTGTGCGATGCGGCCATTGTGCTGTATGCGCGCTACTCGGGCGCGCGCTCTAAGCGTTTCTTTGCTGCCCAGCAGGCATCGCTTGGCGACCTGGACGGATATATCGAAGAAATGGTCTCGGGCCAAAAGGTCATCAAGGTCTTTAACCGTGAGGCAGCGAATGTCGCCGGCTTCACCTGCCGCAACGACGAGCTTCGCCGCACCGGTACCGCCGCCGTGAGCTATGCCAACTCCATGGTGCCCATGACCGTCGTGATTGGCTACGTCAACTATGCCATCGTCGCCGTGGCGGGCGGCATGCTCTGCATCAAGGGGCTCGCCGACGTAGGTGCGCTTGCAAGCTACCTGGTCTTTGTGCGCCAGGCCGCCATGCCCATCAATCAGTTTACGCAGCTGGGCAACTTCTTGCTCAATGCGTTGGCCGGCGCCGAGCGCTTGTTTGCCGCCATGGATCTTGAACCCGAGGCGGACGAGGGCCGCGTGGAGCTGGTGCAGACGGGTGACGCCGCGTGGGCGTGGAAGATTCCCGAGGGCCAGGGCGTGGGCGCGTACGGACACTTGCATGATGTGGCGGCCGTTGATGAGTCGGGCCGCGCGGTAGCCGTCGACGGTACCGAGCTTGTCACCGGTCTTATCCCGCTTGCCGGCGACGTGCGCTTCCATGCCGTTGACTTTTCCTACGTGCCGGGCACCCGTGTGCTCACGGATCTCAACCTGTTTGCCAAGCCGGGGCAAAAGATCGCGTTTGTGGGCTCGACGGGCGCCGGTAAGACGACCATCACCAACCTCATCAACCGCTTCTACGAGGTCGATGACGGCGAGATCACGTACGACGGCATCGACGTCAAGCACATTGCCAAGGCCAGCCTGCGCGGATCGCTCGGCATTGTGCTGCAGGACACGCACTTGTTTAGCGGCACCATTGCGCAGAACATCCGCTTTGGCAAGCTCGACGCGACCGACGAGGAGGTGCGCGCCGCTGCCGAGGCAGCCTGCGCCGACTCGTTTATCCGCCGCCTGCCTAGAGGGTACGACACGCCGGTCACGGCCGACGGCGCCAACCTGTCGCAGGGCCAGCGCCAGCTGCTCGCCATCGCGCGCGTGGCCGTGGCCGATCCGCCGGTGCTCATCTTGGACGAGGCCACTTCGAGTATCGACACGCGTACCGAAAAGCTCATCGAGCGCGGTATGGACCGCATCATGCGCGGACGTACCACGTTTATGATCGCGCACCGCCTGTCCACCGTCCGCGACGCCGACGCCATCATGGTTCTCGAACACGGCCGCATCATCGAGCGCGGCACGCACGAAGAGCTGCTCGCCCAGCACGGCGAGTACTGGCAGCTGGCACACGGATTGAAGGAGCTGGATTAA
- a CDS encoding ABC transporter ATP-binding protein/permease, producing the protein MFVSVETALELFIPVIMANIIDVGVPTGDVNYMLLQGAFMLVCAAFSLVLGLGYARTSARVASGLGANLREAEYRKIQTLAFGNLDNYDASSLVTRMTTDITVIQNAIGNGFRPMVRGPVTLIVGLVYALVLSRPLATVFAIILPVLAIVLGVITYCVSPLYRQLQTSMDHLNGVVQEDLTAVRAVKAYVRAEHEEAKFDTVNTELAHTATKTFGNAVLNLPVFQLSMYVAAISILWIGGRMIIAGELGVGSLTGFMSYVLLIMNSLMMISNVFLLLTRALASVERISRVIDEQSLIQAPAADAAVREVADGSVEFRDVSFKYRADAAEDVLEHIDLRIEPGSTVGVLGGTGSGKSSLVQLIARLYDATEGVVLVGGRDVRDYDLVALRDAVGIVLQKNVLFTGTVRENLQWGAPDATDEELLRACRAACVDEFLDRIGGLDGELGQGGAGVSGGQKQRLCIARTLLKHPRVLIFDDSTSAVDMATDAKIREHIARISDTTVLIIAQRIASVMDADRIVVLDDGRVHGVGTHEELLAGDSIYQEIYASQMEFARNADAGDGSDDGCANDPFSSVACGSPLEGGKRHA; encoded by the coding sequence ATGTTCGTCTCGGTCGAGACCGCGCTTGAGCTGTTTATCCCGGTCATCATGGCCAACATCATCGACGTGGGCGTGCCCACGGGCGACGTCAATTACATGCTGCTGCAGGGCGCGTTCATGCTCGTGTGCGCCGCGTTTTCGCTGGTACTGGGCTTGGGCTACGCGCGCACGTCCGCCCGTGTCGCATCGGGCCTGGGTGCTAACCTGCGCGAGGCCGAGTATCGCAAGATCCAGACGCTCGCCTTTGGCAACCTGGACAACTACGACGCCAGCTCGCTCGTCACCCGCATGACCACCGACATCACCGTCATCCAAAACGCCATCGGTAACGGCTTTCGCCCCATGGTGCGCGGACCGGTGACGCTCATCGTCGGCCTGGTCTACGCCTTGGTGCTGTCGCGTCCGCTTGCCACGGTCTTCGCAATTATTCTGCCCGTGCTGGCGATCGTGCTGGGCGTCATCACCTACTGCGTGAGCCCGCTCTACCGTCAGCTGCAGACCTCGATGGACCACCTCAACGGCGTGGTGCAGGAGGACCTCACTGCCGTGCGCGCCGTCAAGGCGTATGTACGCGCCGAGCACGAGGAAGCCAAGTTCGATACCGTCAATACCGAGCTCGCGCACACGGCGACGAAGACTTTCGGCAACGCCGTGCTCAACCTGCCGGTGTTTCAGTTGTCGATGTACGTGGCCGCCATCTCCATCCTGTGGATCGGCGGGCGCATGATTATCGCCGGTGAGCTGGGCGTGGGCTCGCTTACGGGCTTTATGAGCTATGTGCTGCTGATCATGAACTCGCTTATGATGATCTCCAACGTGTTTTTGCTGCTCACGCGCGCGCTCGCCAGCGTGGAGCGCATTTCGCGCGTGATCGACGAACAATCGCTCATCCAAGCGCCCGCGGCAGACGCGGCCGTGCGCGAAGTGGCCGACGGAAGCGTCGAGTTCCGCGACGTGTCGTTTAAGTACCGCGCGGATGCTGCCGAGGATGTGCTCGAGCATATCGACCTTCGTATTGAGCCGGGCTCCACGGTGGGCGTGCTCGGCGGCACGGGCTCGGGCAAGAGCTCGCTCGTGCAGCTCATCGCGCGCCTGTACGACGCGACCGAGGGCGTCGTGCTCGTGGGCGGACGTGACGTGCGCGACTACGACCTGGTCGCTCTGCGCGATGCCGTGGGCATTGTGCTGCAAAAGAACGTGCTGTTTACGGGTACCGTGCGCGAGAACCTGCAGTGGGGCGCGCCCGATGCCACCGACGAAGAGCTGCTGCGTGCCTGCCGCGCGGCGTGCGTGGACGAGTTCCTGGACCGCATCGGCGGGCTGGACGGCGAGTTGGGCCAAGGCGGCGCCGGTGTCTCGGGTGGCCAGAAGCAACGCCTGTGCATCGCGCGCACGCTGCTCAAGCATCCGCGCGTGCTCATTTTTGATGACTCCACCAGCGCGGTCGATATGGCGACCGACGCTAAGATTCGCGAGCACATCGCCCGGATTTCCGATACGACCGTGCTCATCATCGCCCAGCGCATCGCGAGTGTCATGGATGCCGATCGCATTGTGGTATTGGACGACGGTCGTGTCCACGGCGTGGGCACGCACGAGGAACTGCTAGCGGGCGACAGCATATACCAGGAGATTTACGCCTCGCAGATGGAGTTTGCGAGGAACGCGGACGCCGGCGACGGCAGCGACGATGGTTGCGCGAATGATCCGTTTTCCTCCGTCGCATGCGGATCGCCCTTGGAAGGGGGTAAGCGCCATGCCTAA
- a CDS encoding MATE family efflux transporter has protein sequence MEHDLTRGNVLKTIAVFALPYMLSYFLQMLYGMADLYMMGQFSGAAGITAVGNGAQTLYIITVTLVGLAMGTTVIVGHAVGSRRFDRAETAIGNTITLFMGVSVVLAAILLALCPQIVALIGTPPEAVEGTAAYLRICFMGIPFIAAYNILSAIFRGLGDSRSPMYVIGVACIINIALDFLFIGHMGLGPVGAALGTVTAQTASVALALVWLKSRRTNIHVKRSDLRPQPEVLGSILKIGVPVAVQDGCIQVAFMFITVIANHRGLVDAAAVGLVEKMISFLFIVPSSMGATVSALTAQNAGAGKGDRARQVLKDAMTISVVYGCLITILMWLVAPAFIGFFAKDAAVVAAGTGYMRSYIFDAIFAGIHICFSGFFAAYGKSYIGFAHNVLAVALIRVPGAWLLSNAYSDTLFPMGIASPCGSILSAVICVIAFTVLNRRGTFDKLVA, from the coding sequence ATGGAACACGACCTCACACGCGGCAATGTCCTCAAGACCATCGCGGTCTTTGCCCTGCCCTATATGCTCTCGTACTTTTTGCAGATGCTCTACGGCATGGCCGATCTGTACATGATGGGGCAGTTTAGCGGCGCCGCCGGCATCACCGCCGTGGGCAATGGTGCGCAGACGCTCTATATCATTACCGTGACGCTCGTGGGCCTGGCCATGGGCACGACGGTCATCGTCGGCCACGCCGTGGGCTCGCGCCGGTTTGACCGCGCCGAGACCGCCATCGGCAACACCATCACGCTCTTTATGGGTGTCTCGGTGGTGCTGGCCGCTATCCTGCTCGCACTGTGCCCGCAGATCGTGGCACTCATTGGCACGCCGCCCGAGGCAGTCGAAGGCACCGCCGCCTACCTGCGTATATGCTTTATGGGCATTCCCTTTATCGCCGCATACAACATTCTTTCGGCCATCTTTCGCGGGCTGGGCGATTCGCGCTCGCCTATGTACGTGATTGGCGTGGCGTGCATCATCAACATCGCACTCGACTTTCTATTTATCGGCCACATGGGGCTCGGCCCCGTGGGTGCGGCGCTCGGCACGGTAACCGCCCAGACGGCCAGCGTTGCCCTCGCGCTCGTGTGGCTCAAGAGCCGCCGTACGAACATCCACGTTAAGCGCAGCGACCTGCGCCCCCAGCCCGAGGTGCTCGGCAGCATTCTTAAGATCGGCGTGCCCGTGGCCGTGCAGGACGGCTGCATCCAGGTGGCGTTTATGTTTATCACCGTCATCGCCAACCATCGAGGGCTCGTCGACGCCGCCGCCGTGGGCCTGGTCGAGAAGATGATCAGCTTTTTGTTCATCGTCCCGAGCTCCATGGGTGCCACCGTCAGCGCACTCACGGCGCAAAATGCCGGCGCGGGCAAGGGCGATCGCGCGCGTCAGGTGCTCAAGGACGCCATGACGATCTCGGTGGTGTACGGCTGCCTGATCACGATACTGATGTGGCTGGTGGCACCGGCGTTTATCGGCTTTTTTGCCAAGGACGCCGCGGTGGTCGCGGCCGGTACCGGCTATATGCGCAGCTATATTTTCGACGCGATTTTTGCCGGCATCCACATTTGCTTTAGCGGCTTTTTCGCTGCATACGGCAAGAGCTACATCGGCTTTGCGCACAACGTGCTGGCCGTGGCGCTCATTCGCGTGCCGGGCGCGTGGCTACTGTCGAACGCCTATTCCGATACGTTGTTTCCCATGGGCATCGCTTCGCCGTGCGGATCGATTTTGTCGGCAGTCATCTGCGTGATTGCATTTACTGTGCTCAACCGGCGCGGAACTTTTGACAAGCTGGTGGCGTAG
- a CDS encoding MerR family transcriptional regulator, translated as MPSEHTEGLLRIGEVARLLNLSVGTLRHYEQMGLLEPAYVDPASGYRYYGSRQLSTLNTIGNLRVLDLPLAQIREFVTTRDMDLMQRQLTKQQELIEHKRRELERMSRKIDQRLALLRGALNADLDTISEIEEPELRCATLHERVNPTDAYSLGWHIRQLQQGQHETFAYLGNLGVGIAPERLAAGDFDGYDEVFLLLDDTDNYLGDVETRPAARCLTISFRGTHGQAAPRYEQLLSYMREHNLTPAGPSREIALIDDIISDDPATYVTQITVPVSLG; from the coding sequence ATGCCAAGCGAACACACCGAGGGCCTGCTCCGCATTGGCGAGGTGGCGCGCCTGCTCAATTTGAGCGTGGGCACACTGCGCCATTACGAACAGATGGGGCTATTGGAGCCGGCATATGTCGATCCGGCGAGTGGGTACCGCTACTACGGATCGCGGCAGCTCTCCACGCTCAATACCATCGGCAACCTGCGCGTTCTCGACTTGCCGTTGGCGCAAATTCGCGAGTTTGTCACTACGCGCGATATGGATTTGATGCAACGGCAACTGACCAAGCAACAGGAGTTAATTGAGCACAAGCGGCGTGAGTTGGAGCGCATGTCGCGCAAGATTGACCAGCGGCTTGCCTTGCTTCGTGGCGCTTTGAATGCTGATCTCGACACCATTAGCGAAATCGAGGAACCCGAACTTCGCTGCGCCACGCTGCACGAGCGCGTCAATCCCACCGACGCCTATTCGCTGGGATGGCATATCCGCCAGCTTCAGCAGGGGCAGCACGAAACCTTTGCCTATCTGGGCAATCTGGGTGTGGGCATCGCGCCCGAACGCCTGGCAGCCGGCGACTTTGATGGCTACGACGAGGTCTTTCTGCTGCTCGATGACACCGATAATTACTTGGGCGACGTTGAGACGCGACCCGCCGCGCGCTGCCTGACCATAAGTTTCCGCGGCACGCACGGGCAAGCAGCCCCACGCTATGAGCAGCTGCTCAGCTATATGCGCGAACACAACCTGACGCCCGCCGGTCCATCGCGCGAGATCGCCCTGATCGACGACATCATCAGCGATGATCCGGCAACCTACGTGACGCAGATCACGGTGCCGGTCTCTCTAGGCTAG
- the ligA gene encoding NAD-dependent DNA ligase LigA, protein MEQSSLFGDGVDIDTETPASADAAAPTDVRAQAAARAAELRHELDYHAYRYYMLDAPEITDAVFDKMLVELQKIEATYPDLVTPDSYTQRVGGYVSEQFTPVTHMARMYSMDDAMDLDELDAWLQRTEDALGAGSVTYTCELKIDGLGVALTYQNGTFVRAATRGDGTTGEDVSLNVRTIKDVPMHLSEPALAHMGADRERTIEVRGEVYMPKGSFVRLNDEADAEGRDPFANPRNAAAGSLRQKDPKVTARRDLATFIYAIADTDPLHVHSQREFLDWLRSAGFSVNPNVARCATPAEVHEFCAQALEHRGDLDYDIDGVVVKVDSFQQQLDLGFTARAPRWAIAFKFPPEEKQTVLREIRIQVGRTGVLTPVAEFDPVTVAGSTIARATLHNIDEIRRKNVREGDTIIVHKAGDVIPEVVGPVLDKRPADSVDWHMPEVCPVCGSPVVHEDGEVAYRCVSIDCPAQLKERLLHWVSRGCMDVDGLGDEIVDKMIAAGLIHDVADFYQLTVDDIAGLDTGRVYASSNSKKGVKKGDPIPVGLKTAEKIIAELNKSKSQPLGRVLFALGIRHVGKSVGEVIAERFLSIDKLILASEEDIAECEGIGPKIAASVKQFLAVPENLAVLERLRQAGLSLEVDLGAAHAQAAAEAGVAGELADAQPLAGLTFVLTGTLVNRTRDEAGAALKVLGAKVSGSVSKKTNYLVAGPKAGSKLTKAEQLGVPVLDEDALEQILATGEVPEA, encoded by the coding sequence ATGGAGCAATCGAGCCTGTTTGGTGACGGTGTGGACATCGATACCGAAACGCCCGCGAGCGCGGATGCCGCCGCACCGACCGACGTTCGTGCCCAGGCGGCAGCGCGCGCGGCCGAGCTGCGCCACGAGCTCGATTACCACGCGTACCGCTACTACATGCTCGACGCACCCGAGATTACGGACGCTGTCTTTGACAAAATGCTCGTTGAGCTGCAGAAAATCGAGGCGACCTACCCCGACCTGGTGACGCCCGACAGCTATACCCAGCGCGTGGGCGGCTACGTGAGCGAGCAGTTTACGCCGGTCACGCATATGGCACGCATGTATTCCATGGACGATGCCATGGATCTGGACGAACTCGACGCGTGGCTCCAGCGTACCGAGGATGCGCTCGGTGCCGGTAGCGTCACCTATACCTGCGAGCTTAAGATCGACGGCCTGGGCGTCGCACTTACCTACCAAAACGGAACCTTCGTGCGCGCGGCGACGCGCGGCGACGGCACCACGGGCGAGGACGTGTCGCTTAACGTGCGCACCATCAAGGATGTGCCCATGCATCTGTCCGAGCCGGCGCTCGCCCACATGGGCGCCGACCGCGAGCGTACCATCGAAGTGCGCGGTGAGGTCTACATGCCCAAGGGCAGCTTTGTGCGCCTGAACGACGAGGCCGATGCCGAGGGCCGCGACCCCTTCGCCAACCCGCGCAACGCCGCTGCAGGATCCCTGCGCCAAAAGGACCCCAAGGTCACGGCGCGCCGCGATCTGGCCACCTTTATCTACGCCATCGCCGATACCGATCCGCTGCACGTCCACAGCCAGCGCGAGTTCCTGGACTGGCTGCGTAGCGCCGGCTTTAGCGTCAACCCCAACGTGGCACGCTGCGCCACGCCGGCCGAGGTCCACGAGTTCTGTGCCCAGGCGCTCGAGCACCGCGGTGACCTGGATTACGACATCGACGGTGTGGTCGTAAAGGTCGACAGCTTCCAGCAGCAGCTCGACCTGGGCTTTACCGCTCGCGCACCGCGCTGGGCTATTGCCTTTAAGTTCCCGCCCGAGGAAAAGCAGACCGTCCTGCGCGAGATTCGCATCCAGGTGGGCCGCACCGGTGTGCTCACGCCGGTCGCCGAGTTCGACCCGGTGACGGTTGCCGGCTCCACTATCGCGCGCGCCACGCTGCACAACATCGACGAGATCCGCCGCAAAAACGTGCGCGAGGGCGACACCATCATCGTGCACAAGGCGGGCGACGTGATTCCCGAGGTTGTGGGCCCGGTGCTCGACAAGCGCCCGGCCGATTCGGTCGACTGGCACATGCCCGAGGTCTGCCCCGTGTGCGGCAGCCCCGTGGTTCACGAGGATGGCGAGGTGGCCTACCGCTGCGTGTCCATCGACTGCCCCGCGCAGCTCAAGGAGCGCTTGCTCCACTGGGTGAGTCGCGGCTGCATGGACGTCGACGGCCTGGGCGACGAGATCGTCGACAAGATGATCGCCGCCGGTCTGATCCATGATGTCGCGGACTTCTACCAGCTCACGGTCGACGACATCGCCGGCCTGGACACGGGCCGCGTGTACGCCAGCTCCAACAGCAAAAAGGGCGTCAAGAAGGGCGACCCCATTCCGGTGGGCCTCAAGACGGCCGAGAAAATCATCGCCGAGCTCAACAAGTCCAAGAGCCAGCCGCTCGGTCGCGTGCTGTTTGCCCTGGGCATCCGCCATGTGGGCAAGAGTGTGGGCGAGGTTATCGCCGAGCGATTCCTGTCGATTGACAAGCTCATCTTGGCGAGCGAAGAGGATATCGCCGAGTGCGAGGGCATCGGTCCCAAGATTGCGGCGAGCGTCAAGCAGTTCCTGGCCGTGCCCGAGAACCTTGCCGTGCTGGAACGTCTGCGCCAAGCGGGCCTTTCGCTCGAGGTCGACTTGGGCGCCGCTCATGCGCAAGCCGCGGCCGAAGCTGGCGTGGCGGGCGAGCTCGCCGACGCACAGCCGCTTGCGGGTCTGACCTTCGTGCTCACCGGCACGCTCGTCAACCGCACGCGCGACGAGGCGGGCGCGGCGCTCAAGGTGCTCGGCGCCAAGGTTTCGGGCAGCGTGTCGAAGAAGACGAACTATCTGGTCGCCGGCCCCAAAGCGGGCTCCAAGCTCACCAAGGCCGAGCAGCTGGGTGTGCCCGTGCTGGACGAGGACGCGCTCGAGCAGATCTTAGCTACTGGTGAGGTGCCGGAGGCGTAA
- a CDS encoding trypsin-like peptidase domain-containing protein: MSEYDSQRPQDAGNAGETQQQPRVQVESTPADSNIPYVQAYDTQTGKPLGSQQVVNKHTVVKTKTKKLPIFITALAGCACGALLVIALIMSGTLNIGGGKNAVTAGASGSSTQKITIDSEDTTLAEAVSAKALPSVVSITATSSGGQNGSLSQSADESDNSGSVGSGVVLDTEGHILTNNHVVDGYDQYVVTMDDGTTYEAEFVGNDASSDLAVIKLKDADASKLTPIEIGDSSKLNVGEWVMAIGSPFGNEQSVSTGIVSALYRSTAMSSTNGNTIYANMIQTDAAINPGNSGGALVNDNGELVGINSLIESYSGSSSGVGFAIPVNYAKNIADQIIDGKTPVHPYMGATLSSVNALNARTNKLSTDSGAYVASVVEDGPAAKAGIQEGDVITKLGDDEISSADGLIIALRSHEVGEKVEITLMRGREEKKVTVELGSDEELQNQQQNDSATDTGNGGITDEQLRQYLEELLGQQGQGQGYGQGF; this comes from the coding sequence ATGAGCGAGTACGATTCCCAGCGTCCCCAGGATGCGGGCAACGCCGGCGAGACCCAACAGCAGCCGCGTGTGCAGGTGGAATCGACGCCTGCCGACAGCAACATTCCTTACGTGCAGGCCTACGACACGCAGACCGGAAAGCCGCTTGGCAGCCAGCAGGTCGTAAACAAGCACACGGTGGTCAAGACCAAGACCAAAAAGCTGCCGATCTTTATTACAGCGCTTGCCGGCTGCGCCTGCGGCGCCCTACTGGTCATCGCGCTCATTATGAGTGGCACACTCAACATTGGCGGCGGCAAGAATGCCGTGACGGCGGGCGCTTCGGGTTCGTCGACGCAAAAGATTACGATTGATTCCGAGGACACCACGCTGGCCGAGGCCGTTTCTGCCAAGGCCCTGCCCTCCGTGGTTTCCATTACCGCCACTTCGAGCGGCGGCCAGAATGGCTCGCTTTCGCAGTCTGCCGACGAGTCGGACAACTCGGGCAGCGTCGGCTCGGGCGTGGTGCTCGATACCGAGGGCCACATCCTCACCAACAACCACGTGGTCGATGGTTACGACCAGTACGTGGTGACCATGGACGACGGCACCACCTACGAGGCCGAGTTCGTGGGCAACGATGCCTCGAGTGACCTGGCCGTTATCAAGCTCAAGGACGCCGACGCCTCCAAGCTCACGCCGATTGAGATCGGTGATTCCTCCAAGCTCAACGTGGGCGAGTGGGTCATGGCGATTGGCTCGCCGTTCGGCAACGAGCAGTCTGTCTCCACCGGTATCGTCTCGGCGCTGTATCGCTCCACGGCCATGAGCTCTACCAACGGTAACACCATCTATGCCAACATGATCCAGACCGATGCCGCCATCAACCCGGGCAACTCCGGCGGCGCGCTCGTTAACGACAACGGCGAGCTCGTGGGTATCAACTCGCTCATCGAGAGCTACTCGGGCTCCAGCTCGGGCGTGGGCTTTGCTATTCCCGTTAACTACGCCAAGAACATTGCCGACCAGATCATCGACGGCAAGACGCCGGTGCATCCGTACATGGGCGCTACGCTTTCGAGCGTCAATGCGCTTAACGCCCGCACCAACAAGTTGAGCACCGATAGCGGCGCGTATGTGGCGAGCGTTGTTGAGGATGGTCCTGCCGCCAAGGCCGGCATTCAGGAGGGCGACGTCATCACCAAGTTGGGCGACGATGAGATTTCGAGCGCCGATGGCCTGATCATCGCACTACGCAGCCACGAGGTGGGCGAGAAGGTCGAGATCACGCTCATGCGCGGCAGGGAAGAGAAGAAGGTCACGGTCGAGCTGGGCTCCGACGAGGAACTGCAGAACCAGCAGCAGAACGACAGCGCAACCGACACTGGCAACGGCGGTATTACCGATGAGCAGCTGCGCCAGTACCTGGAGGAGCTGCTCGGCCAGCAGGGCCAGGGCCAGGGCTACGGCCAGGGTTTCTAA